A genomic stretch from Candidatus Flexicrinis proximus includes:
- the holA gene encoding DNA polymerase III subunit delta — protein sequence MTSQTKTFYLFHGTDDIAIDEAVEKMRTGMGEFGEMNTSELDGEIASVPEILNDVSSYPFLSDKRLVIVKGLITHLTRKGAGETGKRGVEQIVSEAGTLPEHARLVLVEHDLLDEKNKLLQGVSGLPNAFVRAFNVPQDLAGWIVKRASQYGAEFEARAAEALAGLVGGDLRRLDNELVKLADYVLPRTVITEDDVAALTPYVAEANIFQMVDAMSVGDARTALRLLHRLLLNKENTVFSVFGMIQRQFRLLIIAREHLDNGGGSGLASALGVRPFQADSFARQARGFSMGDLELIYHKLLDTDIAMKTGEMEPELAVDLLITSLKS from the coding sequence ATGACCTCACAGACCAAGACTTTCTACTTGTTTCACGGCACAGACGACATCGCCATCGACGAGGCAGTCGAGAAGATGCGTACCGGCATGGGCGAGTTCGGTGAAATGAACACCAGCGAACTTGACGGTGAGATCGCTTCGGTGCCTGAAATCCTGAACGATGTCTCCTCGTACCCGTTTCTGAGCGACAAACGACTGGTGATCGTCAAAGGACTGATCACCCATCTGACGCGAAAAGGCGCCGGCGAAACCGGCAAACGCGGGGTCGAGCAGATCGTGTCGGAAGCCGGCACGCTCCCCGAGCACGCGCGACTCGTCCTGGTCGAACACGACCTGCTTGACGAGAAGAACAAGCTGCTACAGGGCGTATCCGGGCTGCCGAATGCCTTTGTCCGCGCATTCAACGTTCCGCAGGACCTCGCAGGCTGGATTGTGAAACGGGCGTCGCAATATGGCGCCGAGTTCGAAGCGCGTGCCGCCGAAGCGCTGGCCGGGTTGGTTGGCGGGGACTTACGCAGGCTGGACAACGAGCTGGTTAAGCTGGCTGATTATGTGCTGCCCCGCACGGTTATCACCGAAGACGATGTTGCTGCGCTCACGCCTTACGTCGCCGAAGCCAATATCTTTCAGATGGTTGACGCGATGAGTGTAGGGGATGCCAGAACGGCACTGCGCCTGCTTCACCGCCTGCTGCTGAATAAGGAAAACACGGTGTTCAGCGTGTTCGGGATGATTCAGAGGCAGTTCCGGCTTCTGATCATCGCCCGCGAACATCTCGATAACGGAGGCGGATCCGGACTAGCCTCAGCACTCGGCGTCCGGCCGTTCCAGGCCGACTCCTTTGCACGGCAGGCGCGCGGATTCTCGATGGGTGACCTCGAGTTGATCTACCACAAGCTGTTGGACACCGACATCGCCATGAAAACAGGCGAGATGGAACCGGAACTGGCGGTTGATCTGCTGATCACCAGCCTCAAGAGCTAG
- a CDS encoding alpha/beta fold hydrolase yields MPIIATSHGGLYFADHRNAKAPPLLLIHGAAGTHLDWSMPLRKMGSIAVDLNGHGKSPGYGRETIAEYAEDMIALLDALDIPTAFVCGHSMGGAIALTMMLEYPERLRGAALISTGARLRVHPDILSQAESNPAAVAEILFSWLWAADTAESVRARGRAIFLAQKPSVIARDYLACDVFDVRARLHQIKTPTLVLCGTSDTMTPAKYSQALAHGISGAVLHLFDGAGHNLQLEQADAVTERVYRFIGAH; encoded by the coding sequence ATGCCCATCATCGCGACCTCACATGGCGGTCTCTATTTTGCAGATCATAGGAACGCCAAGGCACCGCCCTTGCTGCTCATCCACGGCGCGGCGGGTACACACCTCGATTGGTCGATGCCGCTGCGCAAAATGGGATCGATTGCGGTCGATCTGAACGGGCACGGCAAATCCCCGGGTTATGGGCGCGAAACCATCGCGGAATATGCCGAAGACATGATCGCCTTGCTCGATGCGCTCGACATCCCGACGGCCTTTGTCTGTGGTCATAGTATGGGCGGTGCGATTGCCTTGACAATGATGCTGGAATACCCCGAACGGTTGCGCGGGGCGGCGCTGATCTCTACGGGGGCGCGTCTGCGCGTCCATCCCGACATCCTGAGCCAGGCCGAGAGCAATCCAGCGGCCGTCGCGGAAATCCTGTTTTCCTGGCTGTGGGCGGCAGACACCGCGGAGTCTGTTCGCGCGCGCGGACGCGCCATCTTTCTCGCCCAGAAACCCTCCGTGATCGCGCGGGATTACCTTGCCTGCGATGTTTTCGATGTGCGTGCAAGACTGCATCAGATAAAGACACCCACCCTGGTCTTGTGCGGCACTTCCGACACCATGACGCCGGCGAAATACAGTCAGGCACTCGCACACGGGATTTCGGGCGCGGTGCTGCACCTGTTCGACGGTGCCGGACACAACCTACAGCTGGAGCAGGCCGACGCCGTTACTGAAAGGGTATACAGGTTCATCGGCGCGCACTGA
- a CDS encoding D-alanine--D-alanine ligase → MSAKRRTTVAVIFGGRSVEHDVSIVTGHQVMRAFDPVRYDVVAVYITRDGRWFTGEPLKVLENFTNEIASIRGVYPTILSPSTQHHGLIMNPVSGRFQKSEVRRIDVVFPAIHGSHGEDGTLQGLFELADIPYIGCGVLASALGNDKALTKLILRQHDIPVVDDVVFTRAEWQEDAETVLAKINASFAYPVFVKPVTLGSSIGVSRVEDAAMLRATIEVATTFDRRVMVEPAVLNCQEINCAVLGDDIGVKASLLEQPKSWAQFLSFDDKYMHGGEGMKSAERIIPAPLSPELTTRIQETAVRVFKALQGRGTARLDFLVRGDEVYLNEINTMPGSLAFYLWAEMGQSNRDVVERLVKLAQDAHAEKRHTSFDYQSNLIKMTAQRGGLKGVKGIKPASVNKKPAETQ, encoded by the coding sequence ATGAGCGCGAAGCGTAGAACAACAGTCGCCGTGATCTTTGGGGGTCGCAGCGTTGAACACGATGTATCGATCGTTACCGGCCACCAGGTCATGCGCGCGTTTGATCCCGTACGATACGATGTGGTTGCGGTCTACATCACCCGCGATGGTCGCTGGTTTACCGGTGAGCCGCTGAAAGTCCTCGAAAACTTCACCAATGAAATTGCCAGTATTCGCGGCGTTTACCCCACTATTCTTTCCCCCAGCACGCAGCACCACGGGCTGATCATGAACCCCGTTTCCGGCCGCTTCCAGAAAAGCGAAGTCCGCCGCATCGACGTGGTGTTCCCGGCCATCCATGGCTCGCACGGCGAGGATGGCACCTTGCAGGGGTTGTTCGAATTAGCCGATATTCCCTATATCGGCTGCGGCGTACTCGCCTCAGCGCTAGGGAATGACAAGGCACTGACCAAGCTGATTCTGCGCCAGCATGACATTCCAGTGGTCGATGATGTCGTGTTTACCCGTGCCGAATGGCAGGAGGATGCCGAAACCGTTCTGGCGAAGATCAACGCGAGCTTCGCCTATCCCGTGTTCGTCAAGCCGGTAACTCTGGGGAGCAGCATCGGCGTCAGCCGCGTCGAGGATGCTGCGATGTTACGCGCGACAATCGAAGTTGCGACGACCTTCGACCGACGCGTGATGGTCGAACCGGCCGTCCTGAACTGCCAGGAGATTAACTGCGCCGTGCTGGGAGACGACATCGGTGTGAAAGCATCCCTCCTGGAGCAGCCAAAGAGCTGGGCACAGTTCCTGAGTTTCGATGACAAATACATGCACGGCGGCGAAGGGATGAAGTCCGCCGAACGCATCATTCCCGCCCCCCTTTCGCCGGAACTCACGACTCGTATCCAGGAGACGGCGGTACGTGTCTTCAAGGCGCTGCAAGGGCGCGGTACGGCACGTCTGGACTTCCTGGTGCGCGGTGACGAAGTCTACCTGAATGAAATCAACACCATGCCTGGATCGCTTGCCTTCTATCTGTGGGCAGAGATGGGGCAGTCGAACCGCGACGTGGTCGAGCGGCTCGTCAAGCTTGCACAGGACGCCCACGCCGAGAAACGCCACACCTCTTTTGATTACCAGTCAAATCTGATCAAGATGACCGCACAACGCGGCGGCCTCAAAGGCGTCAAGGGGATCAAGCCGGCTTCGGTCAACAAAAAGCCTGCAGAGACCCAGTAA
- a CDS encoding beta-xylosidase, whose translation MLDNYEITIDCRKEGKPLNPYWRVCIGGGRVAEALRADFQKHLELVQREMPFNYIRMHGLFHEDMMVYRERDGQPILNWQYVDLVYDHWLSIGIRPFVEFGFMPYDLASGEETVFWWKGNITPPNNWERWEWLIQQFVRHIIDRYGLDEVRRWYFEVWNEPDLTVFWKDANFDAYMQLYERTACTIKQIDAALKVGGPATASASAGPGLASWGNEFLTACRERNLPIDFFSTHPYPTFHPVDLEGNGYMTWDGPDRLMVDLTGYEKTLAENGFAHLEKHYTEWSSSPSPRDPTHDTAFLAPFIVQNNLRGQGHADSLSFWVISDIFEESRLGDTPFHGGFGLINTQGLKKPSYHGYWFLSRLGEEVLDTGDSFVVTRHASGKVSILMWNYCHYAASSNNSRTIQNAVGSRQLYEMFEQNPQKHFTLHLSGLHGRIHIQTSRFDREHGSVLDAWLEMGAPDHIRREDLAVLRQKMELEGSIQYLSTSSNLETFSFTVQPHGVTLLDISEIISH comes from the coding sequence ATGCTCGACAACTATGAAATCACCATAGACTGTCGCAAGGAAGGCAAACCGTTGAACCCGTATTGGCGGGTATGCATAGGCGGCGGGCGCGTTGCCGAAGCTCTGCGAGCAGATTTTCAAAAACACCTGGAACTCGTCCAACGCGAGATGCCTTTCAACTACATCCGAATGCACGGGCTTTTCCACGAAGATATGATGGTCTACCGGGAGCGGGACGGACAGCCAATTCTGAACTGGCAATACGTTGATCTGGTTTATGATCACTGGCTCTCAATTGGGATTCGCCCGTTTGTTGAATTCGGTTTCATGCCTTACGATCTTGCCAGCGGTGAGGAGACTGTTTTCTGGTGGAAAGGCAACATCACGCCGCCCAACAATTGGGAGCGCTGGGAATGGCTAATCCAACAATTTGTCCGGCACATCATCGACCGTTATGGTCTGGATGAAGTGCGGCGTTGGTATTTTGAAGTCTGGAACGAGCCAGACCTGACTGTCTTCTGGAAAGACGCGAACTTCGATGCTTACATGCAACTGTATGAACGAACCGCGTGCACTATTAAACAGATTGATGCGGCGCTCAAGGTAGGTGGCCCCGCAACTGCTTCTGCATCAGCAGGGCCTGGGCTCGCCTCCTGGGGAAATGAGTTTCTAACCGCCTGTCGCGAAAGAAATCTGCCGATTGATTTCTTCTCGACTCACCCGTATCCCACCTTTCATCCTGTCGATCTGGAAGGCAATGGATACATGACCTGGGATGGGCCAGACCGCCTCATGGTTGACTTGACCGGCTACGAAAAAACACTTGCAGAGAACGGGTTTGCCCATCTCGAAAAGCATTACACCGAGTGGAGCAGCAGTCCCAGCCCGCGCGATCCCACCCACGACACCGCATTCCTGGCTCCATTTATCGTCCAGAACAACTTGCGTGGTCAAGGACACGCCGATTCACTGTCTTTCTGGGTGATCAGTGACATTTTTGAGGAATCTCGTCTCGGAGATACACCATTTCATGGCGGCTTCGGCTTAATCAACACCCAAGGCCTGAAAAAACCCTCGTACCATGGTTACTGGTTCCTTTCGCGCTTGGGTGAAGAGGTCTTGGACACGGGGGATTCGTTCGTAGTAACGCGCCATGCGAGTGGTAAGGTCTCGATTCTGATGTGGAACTACTGCCATTACGCAGCCAGCAGTAACAACAGCCGTACCATTCAAAACGCTGTAGGCAGCCGCCAGCTTTACGAGATGTTCGAACAGAATCCGCAGAAGCATTTCACCCTGCACCTGTCTGGCCTTCACGGAAGGATACACATCCAAACCTCGCGCTTCGACCGTGAACATGGAAGTGTTTTGGATGCCTGGCTGGAGATGGGTGCACCAGACCATATTCGGCGCGAAGACCTGGCGGTTCTCCGGCAAAAAATGGAATTGGAGGGCTCAATCCAGTACCTCTCTACCAGTTCCAATCTGGAAACATTCTCATTTACGGTGCAGCCGCATGGGGTGACGCTCCTGGACATTTCGGAGATTATTTCGCATTAA
- a CDS encoding ABC transporter ATP-binding protein: protein MDKLLEVNDLTKRFSQGNILARITLTAVDHVSFYIKPAEIFTLAGESGCGKTTTAKIIIGFEEATSGTIIHNGKLHNRKERAWLTSGVQAIFQDPFSTFNPLRTVDSYFHETVHNFRLASSKQDAVDRIDQKLRLVGLTYKEFAGKYPSEFSGGQLQRISIARALVTDPKLLIADEPVSMVDASLRMSIVNLFKQLRDELGVSILYITHDLATAYYVSDRIAIMFRGNIVEMGSVEQVLMNPRHPYSKLLRESIPEADPNRRWTTLVKLAELEQDEYLRQGCKFAGRCPDVMDICKGVVPSEIRVDDVLVKCHKFSDTSVGSPNITSDI, encoded by the coding sequence ATGGATAAGCTGCTTGAAGTAAACGATCTGACCAAACGGTTTTCGCAAGGCAATATACTCGCAAGAATCACACTTACTGCCGTAGACCATGTGAGCTTTTATATCAAACCGGCTGAAATCTTCACTTTGGCGGGCGAAAGCGGCTGCGGGAAAACGACCACAGCGAAAATCATCATCGGGTTCGAAGAAGCCACCTCTGGGACAATTATCCACAACGGTAAATTGCACAACCGTAAGGAGAGGGCGTGGCTCACTTCAGGCGTGCAAGCGATCTTTCAGGATCCGTTCAGCACCTTCAACCCACTTCGTACAGTTGATTCCTATTTTCACGAGACCGTACACAACTTCCGGCTGGCGAGTTCAAAACAGGATGCTGTTGATCGAATCGATCAAAAGCTGCGCCTCGTAGGCTTGACCTATAAGGAATTTGCCGGGAAATATCCGAGTGAATTCTCGGGCGGACAGCTTCAGCGCATCTCGATTGCCCGGGCGCTTGTCACGGACCCGAAACTCCTGATCGCCGATGAGCCGGTTTCGATGGTCGATGCCTCCCTGCGCATGTCGATTGTCAATTTGTTCAAGCAGCTCCGGGACGAACTGGGAGTGAGCATCCTCTATATCACCCATGACTTGGCGACCGCATATTACGTCAGCGACCGTATCGCCATCATGTTCCGCGGCAACATTGTTGAAATGGGGTCTGTCGAACAGGTATTGATGAATCCCAGGCATCCGTATTCAAAGCTTCTACGCGAGTCCATCCCCGAAGCGGATCCCAACAGGCGCTGGACCACATTGGTCAAACTTGCTGAACTGGAGCAGGACGAGTACCTGAGGCAGGGTTGTAAATTTGCGGGCCGCTGTCCTGATGTCATGGATATCTGTAAAGGCGTGGTTCCATCCGAAATACGAGTTGACGATGTGCTCGTGAAGTGTCACAAGTTCTCCGACACATCCGTAGGAAGTCCGAATATTACGTCGGACATATAG
- a CDS encoding ABC transporter ATP-binding protein produces MAEEKQPVLRTEHLKAYYILEMQGTQKLVKAVNDVDLQIYENEIYGIAGESGCGKTTLLKTLFNEMVPPLRLIDGKIFYRIQDGEVDVTRISAEAKRKLRMEYISYIPQGSMSVFNPVRKIKATYEDFIGSHVYGRSREEIFELARTRIQELGLPKNVLDVYPHQLSGGMRQRVTIALASSLNPRIMIGDEPTTALDVVVQRGVIQMLKDIQRELKNTIILVTHDMGVHANTADRIGIMYAGKIVEEATTEKIFAKPAHPYTQFLINSLPKFGDKSRRDSVPGSPPSLADLPAGCPFHLRCPHVKDICREKMPAFTQLDENHKVACWLVEEEKHG; encoded by the coding sequence ATGGCAGAAGAGAAACAACCCGTCCTGCGAACGGAACATCTGAAAGCGTACTACATCCTCGAAATGCAGGGCACTCAGAAACTGGTCAAAGCCGTCAATGACGTTGACTTGCAGATCTATGAAAACGAGATTTACGGCATCGCGGGCGAAAGCGGCTGCGGCAAAACCACGCTGTTGAAGACACTTTTCAACGAAATGGTGCCTCCGCTTCGCTTGATTGACGGCAAGATTTTCTATCGTATCCAGGATGGTGAAGTGGACGTCACCCGGATTAGCGCGGAAGCAAAGCGAAAGCTGCGCATGGAGTACATCTCGTATATTCCGCAAGGTTCGATGAGCGTGTTCAATCCGGTACGCAAGATAAAGGCGACATATGAGGACTTTATTGGCAGCCACGTCTACGGGCGAAGCCGCGAAGAAATCTTCGAATTGGCCAGGACGCGAATCCAAGAACTCGGACTACCCAAAAACGTCCTCGACGTTTATCCCCACCAGTTGTCGGGCGGGATGCGCCAGCGCGTGACCATTGCCCTCGCATCTTCGTTGAACCCACGCATTATGATTGGCGATGAGCCGACTACGGCACTGGATGTGGTGGTGCAGCGCGGCGTGATCCAGATGTTGAAGGATATTCAAAGAGAACTGAAGAACACGATTATCCTGGTCACCCACGATATGGGAGTACACGCCAACACCGCGGACCGGATCGGCATCATGTATGCCGGGAAAATCGTCGAAGAAGCGACCACAGAGAAGATTTTCGCCAAGCCAGCCCATCCCTATACCCAATTCCTGATCAATTCCCTGCCCAAGTTCGGGGACAAGAGCAGGCGTGACAGTGTTCCCGGCAGCCCCCCCTCTTTGGCAGACCTGCCTGCGGGTTGTCCATTCCACCTGCGCTGTCCGCACGTTAAGGATATTTGCCGCGAGAAAATGCCGGCGTTTACACAACTGGATGAAAACCACAAAGTCGCCTGCTGGTTAGTTGAAGAAGAAAAACATGGATAA
- a CDS encoding ABC transporter permease: MRLLRDLFRDYRFTFSFIVLATILVMATLSFFSPFDPTLWNVVPRDMKPSADHFLGTDSNGQDIFWQATFAVRNSLIISLISALVSRTIAILVGMVAGYKGGALDRVLMFIGDSLLVIPLFLMFVMIAMMVRQYLNLVTLGLMLAVFGWPWDARLIRSMVLSLRERDFTMTSILSGTGTIKLVLKEYIPFTMPLIFSTMINNMSWAIGLEITLAFIGLSNLNIPTLGTMLNWALFYHSILLGRWWWILTPVILSLFMFIALYWLSVSISEYIDPRTRIQRVGA, translated from the coding sequence ATGCGACTTCTCCGAGATTTGTTCCGAGACTATCGCTTTACCTTCAGCTTCATCGTACTTGCGACTATCCTGGTCATGGCCACGCTGTCCTTCTTTTCGCCGTTTGATCCAACGTTATGGAATGTTGTCCCCAGAGATATGAAGCCGTCGGCTGATCATTTCCTGGGTACCGATTCGAACGGACAGGATATCTTCTGGCAGGCCACCTTCGCTGTGCGAAATTCCTTGATCATCTCGCTCATCTCTGCGTTGGTTTCACGTACAATCGCCATTCTGGTCGGCATGGTTGCCGGATACAAAGGAGGCGCACTTGATCGGGTGCTGATGTTTATCGGTGACAGTTTGCTGGTCATACCCCTCTTCCTGATGTTCGTCATGATCGCCATGATGGTAAGACAGTATTTGAATCTAGTGACTTTAGGGCTGATGCTGGCAGTTTTCGGCTGGCCATGGGATGCACGTCTGATCCGCTCGATGGTTTTAAGCCTGCGTGAGCGAGACTTCACCATGACATCCATCCTTTCAGGTACGGGGACAATCAAACTGGTACTGAAAGAATACATTCCGTTTACCATGCCGTTGATCTTCTCGACGATGATCAACAACATGTCATGGGCGATCGGGTTAGAGATAACGTTGGCGTTTATTGGACTATCTAACCTCAACATTCCTACGCTGGGAACGATGCTGAACTGGGCGCTCTTCTACCACTCTATTCTGTTGGGACGCTGGTGGTGGATCTTGACGCCCGTGATTCTTTCGCTCTTTATGTTTATCGCACTCTACTGGCTTTCGGTCAGCATCAGCGAATACATCGATCCGCGCACGCGCATCCAGCGGGTTGGCGCGTAG
- a CDS encoding ABC transporter permease, producing the protein MTFLKRYLIPRLIAYILVIWLGITFVFLIPRLIPNDPVIKMIDQMRARGSTLEPGAMDGIIEDLTKMYGLGGSWLEQYGEMWVRLAQGDLGVSFFQFPARVNDLVAVAAPWTLGLLLTTTAFSWIIGNIIGGLAGYHSRRRWSRILDAVAMVIRPLPYYVFAFMLLLIFAYVVRWFPISGGASLGALPSFTWEYIKDVLWHSTLPALSLIVLGGAVNFQIMKLLVQNVNAESYVQYAKLGGVTEDRIAKYYVIRNAILPQITGLALSFGQIFSGALITEIVFSYPGLGTLLFRAIINGDYNLIMGITILSIVGISTAILILDLTYPLLDPRVRYT; encoded by the coding sequence GTGACGTTCTTGAAACGTTATCTCATCCCCCGACTAATTGCGTATATTTTGGTCATTTGGCTGGGTATCACCTTTGTTTTCCTCATTCCCAGACTCATCCCCAACGATCCTGTCATAAAAATGATCGATCAAATGAGAGCGCGTGGTTCAACGCTAGAGCCGGGCGCGATGGACGGGATCATTGAGGATTTGACCAAGATGTATGGCTTGGGAGGCTCCTGGCTTGAGCAGTACGGGGAAATGTGGGTGAGACTCGCCCAAGGTGATCTAGGCGTTTCCTTCTTCCAGTTCCCCGCACGTGTGAACGACCTTGTTGCGGTTGCCGCGCCCTGGACACTGGGCCTCCTGCTGACGACAACCGCCTTCTCATGGATAATCGGAAATATCATTGGCGGCTTGGCCGGTTATCACTCGCGTAGACGATGGTCGCGAATCCTGGATGCCGTCGCGATGGTCATCCGACCGCTGCCCTATTATGTCTTCGCCTTCATGTTGCTGCTGATTTTTGCCTATGTCGTGCGCTGGTTCCCCATTTCAGGCGGGGCGTCACTGGGAGCTCTACCCAGTTTCACATGGGAGTACATCAAAGATGTCCTTTGGCATTCGACCTTGCCTGCCCTATCGCTGATCGTCCTGGGTGGTGCCGTCAATTTCCAGATTATGAAGCTGCTGGTTCAGAACGTGAATGCGGAAAGTTACGTCCAGTATGCCAAGCTGGGCGGCGTCACAGAAGACCGCATCGCGAAGTATTACGTTATTCGCAACGCGATACTTCCGCAAATTACCGGCCTGGCGCTGTCGTTTGGTCAAATCTTCAGCGGGGCACTGATTACCGAGATTGTGTTTAGCTACCCTGGCCTGGGAACACTGCTGTTTAGAGCCATCATCAACGGCGATTACAACCTGATCATGGGAATCACCATCTTGTCTATCGTGGGGATCTCAACGGCGATTCTGATCCTCGACCTCACATATCCCCTGCTGGACCCACGAGTAAGATACACATAA
- a CDS encoding ABC transporter substrate-binding protein, whose product MKLMTASTGAFVLAPWGLTTLSEVQAKAVLAQIGGTFPRNETLIARILTGRVGTPDNFNLWSGWRNQDRGIQNLADEPLWSVDFATGTIINGLASGDPTYNEDFTSLTIPLRQGVAWSDGVPFTAADVVYAVETMKATDGLGSHSFFVDNVASVTAPDDYTVVFELLQPNSRFHTTFLDRWGCTRIFPKHIWEQQEDPVQFTFNPYIGCGPYKLHSFDPQGTWTAWEKREDWDKSPTGIMYGEPQPKYIIFQYFADEGAQVLAQLTHQLDYVELSADGLKALLAQSDSSRAYQPTFPFVVNNDPAITGIVYNTARPPFDKVDVRWALTLAIEIVEYTSIAVDSSGTLSPVHIPHLGSYPELYIGPMQDWLKSFTIDVGDGETFAPYDPEAPKRIADYARSRGYAFPDDPAFIEKSFGLGWYKYAPDIAEKLLVKNGFSRDGDGKWLLPDGTPWKISYMTGTTLSNHDYRNGAAAVQQWRKFGIDAEVFATENGSDLGFVGDFDVETVWPGREPWGAGPDLYRVLDDWNSAYIRPVGERTTSAYHSRWSSPEMDDIIRRLRETDPFDTEKVVAIGIEGLQEAVRNMPGTPTYGYIGFIAWDETYWTNWPGSENAYNQPYSHWPNFKYTTPFLRATGAT is encoded by the coding sequence ATGAAGCTAATGACCGCCAGTACAGGCGCTTTCGTGCTGGCACCATGGGGGTTGACCACCCTCTCCGAAGTGCAAGCCAAGGCCGTGCTTGCCCAGATTGGAGGTACTTTCCCTCGAAATGAGACTCTGATAGCCAGAATCCTCACCGGACGTGTCGGTACGCCCGACAACTTCAACCTATGGAGTGGCTGGAGAAATCAGGACCGTGGTATCCAAAATCTAGCTGACGAGCCGCTATGGTCGGTCGACTTTGCCACTGGTACGATCATCAATGGTCTCGCCTCTGGCGACCCGACCTATAACGAAGATTTCACGAGCCTCACGATCCCCCTACGCCAGGGTGTTGCGTGGTCGGATGGCGTGCCTTTCACCGCGGCCGATGTGGTCTATGCGGTCGAAACCATGAAGGCAACTGACGGTTTAGGTTCCCACAGCTTCTTTGTCGACAATGTCGCCTCAGTAACGGCCCCGGACGATTACACGGTCGTCTTCGAGCTGCTGCAGCCCAACTCCCGTTTTCATACCACGTTCCTCGACCGCTGGGGCTGCACCCGCATCTTCCCCAAGCACATCTGGGAACAGCAGGAAGACCCGGTTCAGTTCACCTTCAATCCCTATATCGGTTGCGGTCCTTACAAGCTGCACAGCTTTGATCCCCAGGGAACATGGACCGCTTGGGAAAAGCGCGAAGATTGGGACAAGAGCCCGACCGGCATCATGTATGGCGAGCCTCAGCCGAAGTACATTATCTTCCAGTACTTTGCCGACGAAGGCGCGCAAGTCCTGGCCCAATTGACCCACCAGCTGGATTATGTAGAACTCTCCGCCGATGGTCTCAAGGCCCTGTTAGCGCAATCGGACAGCTCCCGCGCCTACCAGCCAACCTTCCCCTTCGTGGTCAACAACGACCCGGCCATCACTGGCATCGTGTACAACACGGCCCGGCCTCCGTTCGACAAGGTAGATGTGCGCTGGGCGTTGACTCTGGCGATCGAAATCGTCGAGTACACGAGTATCGCCGTTGACTCCTCGGGCACCCTGAGTCCGGTGCATATCCCGCACCTTGGCTCATACCCCGAGCTTTACATCGGACCGATGCAGGATTGGCTTAAGAGCTTCACCATCGATGTAGGCGATGGCGAAACCTTTGCACCGTACGATCCCGAGGCACCGAAACGTATTGCAGATTACGCCAGGAGCCGCGGTTATGCCTTCCCGGACGATCCGGCGTTTATCGAAAAGTCGTTCGGCCTTGGCTGGTACAAGTATGCACCGGATATCGCCGAGAAGCTGCTGGTAAAGAATGGCTTTTCGCGGGACGGAGACGGAAAATGGCTGCTGCCCGATGGCACGCCTTGGAAGATCTCCTATATGACTGGCACGACACTCTCTAACCACGATTACCGCAATGGCGCGGCTGCCGTGCAGCAGTGGAGAAAGTTCGGCATCGATGCCGAGGTGTTTGCCACAGAAAATGGCTCTGACTTAGGCTTCGTCGGCGACTTTGATGTGGAAACTGTCTGGCCCGGGCGCGAGCCATGGGGCGCAGGTCCCGATCTGTATCGCGTGCTTGATGACTGGAACTCGGCCTACATCAGGCCGGTTGGAGAGCGCACCACTTCAGCTTATCACTCGCGTTGGTCAAGCCCGGAGATGGACGACATCATCAGGCGGCTGCGAGAGACGGATCCGTTCGACACCGAAAAAGTCGTTGCCATCGGAATCGAAGGACTCCAGGAAGCGGTCAGGAATATGCCCGGCACTCCAACCTACGGTTACATCGGTTTCATCGCCTGGGACGAGACCTATTGGACCAACTGGCCCGGGAGCGAGAACGCCTATAATCAGCCTTACTCCCACTGGCCAAACTTCAAGTACACAACACCGTTCTTGAGGGCCACCGGTGCGACCTAA